Proteins from a single region of Bombus huntii isolate Logan2020A chromosome 2, iyBomHunt1.1, whole genome shotgun sequence:
- the LOC126872958 gene encoding WD repeat-containing protein on Y chromosome-like isoform X1 encodes MEYFDNNDTSIQQAFDEFFKTKSIEEQCTEESLMQLHEVFLASPNEEMDITRLYDAFENILHIQMPHNEFKILFKKMNLKRDGNITWNEFISYLLVEFQRKDTTLQWQILRLPITDIPQLLKSHHRTAIHKIMFCPEVLPDRTTSFHRGFYLTVTKEGIINYWSLDLEYERSAQSVNPCLKVQHTLITDMIVMPDIQVVCTSSTECDLRFYDTAAKKFDLRIMISGLEYAVICMDYYFSKNIKEDSYIVLGDMSGSVKVMSFSPIERGPFKQEPQRDSLFIRYESVLKGELKGLKIVEFKNVHTDWVKQVAYYGSLRAFMSSSRCCNCSLLFSDLTGARIQYKFKVNMGISCFTFCEEGQLLITGGPDCIVRVWNPFVTRRASSTFQGHRAPICALVVQDAGKRVYSLSKDRCIKVWDVLTQSCIQTYNGLPSELGEHTSMTAVYNTLNRKMIIASSMIAVVLCDPEVNKEISDGFTHTKSISSVLYNHLYKVVVTTGLDSCIIIWDPWLGNRLFLVTHAHSRFLYGQFHDIEITAACFDESEQLLVTGARDGTLKVWNFNTGTCLRNMALETQCEITSLVWLENRILCSSWNRQVVEFATSDAYVYKKNWGTIHTDDILCSAMWYPQVLATATFNGEIILWRLETGQPYRKYKVNEPMSRFRIRYHKDEITYKIKKPEQVTKEFISKQSQYPTASEHQESALNIARIVAVRAMIFLNARPVRPDVGTLLVSLDSGYVQVWTHHPAGGFLQAFSVIHSIRDCALSLATDPKNHFLVTGHNAGYIKVWYLANYLLPNPPKISMPVLRLEFPFLWKKKVIGRAKRAVKDQPLPLLLSSVRGHLKSITSVQIIPDARIVISGSTDHSVRLWTLGGRYISTFGTFKPWLPILPTIPTYQYFKDYKHPADIKRVASSTTLKILEGGVRQVESDFKSDELKALKEMSRPEHTMIDGRRLTIAVMDKSVLMIFADYPILDTSLPYVNTFTFNAVLFITTAIRQNMLSNTYNSMRITLQIPIYTHLKLRPLEIIQTPKLPALLHEQKELTKRTHSQL; translated from the exons atggaataCTTTGATAATAATGACACGAG CATCCAACAAGCTTTCGACGAGTTCTTTAAAACAAAAAGTATAGAAGAACAATGCACGGAAGAATCCTTGATGCAACTGCATGAAGTATTTTTG gCTTCGCCAAATGAAGAAATGGATATAACCCGATTGTATGATgcgtttgaaaatatattgcaCATTCAGATGCCACATAATGAATTCAAAATTCTGTTTAAAAAG atGAACTTAAAGAGAGATGGAAATATTACTTGGAATGAATTTATCTCGTATTTATTAGTAGAATTTCAGAGAAAAGATACCACATTACAATGGCAAATATTGAGACTTCCAATAACTGATATCCCCCAACTTTTGAAATCGCATCATCGTACAGCTATACACAAAATCATGTTTTGTCCTGAAGTCTTGCCC GATAGAACTACAAGCTTCCATAGAGGGTTTTATTTAACTGTGACTAAAGAGGGAATCATAAATTACTGGTCTTTAGATTTAGAATACGAACGGAGCGCGCAATCTGTAAATC CGTGTTTAAAAGTTCAACACACTTTAATAACTGATATGATAGTAATGCCCGATATACAAGTAGTATGCACAAGTTCTACGGAGTGCGATTTAAGATTTTATGATACAGCGGCAAAGAAGTTTGATCTTCGAATAATG ATATCAGGCTTGGAGTATGCAGTCATTTGTATGGATTATTATTTCagtaaaaatatcaaagagGACTCGTATATTGTACTTGGAGATATGAGTGGATCTGTCAAAGTCATGTCTTTTAGTCCAATAGAGAGAGGACCATTTAAACAAGAACCTCAACGTGATAGTTTATTTATTCGCTATGAATCTGTTCTCAAG GGTGAACTGAAAGGATTGAAAATTGTAGAATTTAAGAATGTACATACAGATTGGGTGAAACAAGTAGCCTATTATGGAAGTTTAAGAGCTTTCATGTCCAGCAGTAGATGTTGTAATTGTTCTTTATTATTTAGTGATCTTACAGGAGCAAGGATTCAATACAAATTCAAAGTTAACATGGGAATATCTTGCTTCACCTTTTGTGAAG AGGGTCAGTTATTAATAACCGGTGGACCAGATTGCATAGTTCGGGTTTGGAATCCTTTTGTGACTAGAAGAGCAAGTAGTACTTTCCAAGGTCATCGTGCACCTATTTGTGCCTTAGTTGTGCAAGATGCTGGTAAACGCGTGTACTCTCTTTCAAAAGATAGATGTATCAAAGTGTGGGATGTATTAACTCAATCTTGTATTCAG ACATACAATGGTCTTCCCAGCGAATTGGGTGAACATACATCAATGACTGCGGTGTATAATACATTGAATCGTAAAATGATCATTGCTAGCTCAATGATCGCAGTGGTTCTTTGCGATCCTGAGGTCAACAAAGAAATATCTGATGGGTTTACACATACAAAATCTATCAGCAGTGTTTTATATAACCATCTCTACAAAGTG GTAGTTACGACTGGATTAGATtcttgtataataatttgggATCCGTGGCTTGGAAATCGTTTATTCTTAGTAACGCATGCACACAGTAGATTCCTATATGGTCAATTTCATGACATTGAAATTACTGCTGCTTGTTTCGATGAATCTGAACAATTACTAGTAACAGGCGCTCGTGATGGTACATTGAAAGTTTGGAATTTCAATACTGGTACTTGTTTGCGGAACATGGCTCTTGAAACTCAGTG TGAAATAACCAGTTTAGTTTGGCTGGAAAATCGAATCTTATGTAGTAGTTGGAATCGTCAAGTCGTAGAATTTGCAACTTCTGacgcatatgtatataaaaagaattggGGAACAATACACACCGATGATATTCTTTGTTCGGCCATGTGGTATCCTCAGGTATTGGCCACGGCAACTTTTAATGGAGAAATAATACTTTGGAGACTAGAAACGGGTCAACCGTatcgaaaatataaagttaACGAACCAATGTCAAG ATTTAGGATAAGATACCATAAAGATGAAATaacgtacaaaataaaaaaacctGAACAAGTTACGAAAGAATTCATTTCGAAACAGAG TCAATATCCTACGGCTTCTGAACATCAAGAATCCGCATTGAATATTGCACGAATTGTTGCTGTTCGAGctatgatatttttaaatgctCGGCCGGTTAGGCCTGATGTTGGAACATTGTTAGTTTCTCTTGATTCAGGATATGTACAAGTGTGGACTCATCACCCTGCTGGTGGATTTCTACAAGCTTTCTCAGTTATTCATTCTATACGTGATTGTGCATTATCATTAGCAACTGATCctaaaaatcattttcttGTAACAG gaCACAATGCTGGATACATTAAAGTTTGGTATCTCGCGAATTATTTGTTGCCAAATCCTCCTAAGATATCTATGCCCGTTTTACGGTTGGAATTTCCATTTCTATGGAAAAAGAAAGTTATTGGTAGGGCAAAGAGAGCTGTAAAGGATCAACCTTTACCACTTCTACTTTCATCTGTGCGTGGACATTTAAAATCTATTACGTCCGTCCAGATAATCCCAGATGCACGTATTGTCATTAG TGGTAGTACAGACCATTCTGTACGCTTATGGACACTTGGTGGCCGTTATATTTCAACCTTCGGAACTTTCAAGCCTTGGTTACCAATTTTACCAACGATCCCAACATACCAATATTTTAAAGATTACAAACATCCAGCAGATATTAAAAGAGTCGCTAGTTCTACTACACtaaaa ATTCTCGAAGGAGGTGTGAGACAAGTAGAATCAGATTTTAAAAGCGACGAATTAAAAGCTTTAAAAGAAATGTCGAGACCTGAACACACTATGATCGATGGAAGAAGACTTACTATCGCTGTGATGGATAAATCGGTCTTAATGATCTTTGCGGATTACCCAATTTTAGACACCTCTTTACCATATGTAAATACTTTTACATTTAATGCCGTTTTGTTTATCACAACAGCAATTCGTCAAAATATGTTAAGCAATACATATAACTCAATGAGAATAACGTTACAGATACCTATATACACGCATTTGAAATTAAGGCCTTTGGAAATCATACAGACACCAAAATTACCAGCACTTCTACACGAACAAAAAGAATTAAC TAAAAGAACGCATTCACAATTATAA
- the LOC126872958 gene encoding WD repeat-containing protein on Y chromosome-like isoform X2, with protein sequence MYEDIDCAAYNPAYGCGNKAAYTSSILCVKASPNEEMDITRLYDAFENILHIQMPHNEFKILFKKMNLKRDGNITWNEFISYLLVEFQRKDTTLQWQILRLPITDIPQLLKSHHRTAIHKIMFCPEVLPDRTTSFHRGFYLTVTKEGIINYWSLDLEYERSAQSVNPCLKVQHTLITDMIVMPDIQVVCTSSTECDLRFYDTAAKKFDLRIMISGLEYAVICMDYYFSKNIKEDSYIVLGDMSGSVKVMSFSPIERGPFKQEPQRDSLFIRYESVLKGELKGLKIVEFKNVHTDWVKQVAYYGSLRAFMSSSRCCNCSLLFSDLTGARIQYKFKVNMGISCFTFCEEGQLLITGGPDCIVRVWNPFVTRRASSTFQGHRAPICALVVQDAGKRVYSLSKDRCIKVWDVLTQSCIQTYNGLPSELGEHTSMTAVYNTLNRKMIIASSMIAVVLCDPEVNKEISDGFTHTKSISSVLYNHLYKVVVTTGLDSCIIIWDPWLGNRLFLVTHAHSRFLYGQFHDIEITAACFDESEQLLVTGARDGTLKVWNFNTGTCLRNMALETQCEITSLVWLENRILCSSWNRQVVEFATSDAYVYKKNWGTIHTDDILCSAMWYPQVLATATFNGEIILWRLETGQPYRKYKVNEPMSRFRIRYHKDEITYKIKKPEQVTKEFISKQSQYPTASEHQESALNIARIVAVRAMIFLNARPVRPDVGTLLVSLDSGYVQVWTHHPAGGFLQAFSVIHSIRDCALSLATDPKNHFLVTGHNAGYIKVWYLANYLLPNPPKISMPVLRLEFPFLWKKKVIGRAKRAVKDQPLPLLLSSVRGHLKSITSVQIIPDARIVISGSTDHSVRLWTLGGRYISTFGTFKPWLPILPTIPTYQYFKDYKHPADIKRVASSTTLKILEGGVRQVESDFKSDELKALKEMSRPEHTMIDGRRLTIAVMDKSVLMIFADYPILDTSLPYVNTFTFNAVLFITTAIRQNMLSNTYNSMRITLQIPIYTHLKLRPLEIIQTPKLPALLHEQKELTKRTHSQL encoded by the exons ATGTACGAAGATATTGATTGTGCTGCTTATAACCCCGCGTATGGATGTGGGAATAAAGCAGCATATACTTCTTCTATACTTTGTGTAAAA gCTTCGCCAAATGAAGAAATGGATATAACCCGATTGTATGATgcgtttgaaaatatattgcaCATTCAGATGCCACATAATGAATTCAAAATTCTGTTTAAAAAG atGAACTTAAAGAGAGATGGAAATATTACTTGGAATGAATTTATCTCGTATTTATTAGTAGAATTTCAGAGAAAAGATACCACATTACAATGGCAAATATTGAGACTTCCAATAACTGATATCCCCCAACTTTTGAAATCGCATCATCGTACAGCTATACACAAAATCATGTTTTGTCCTGAAGTCTTGCCC GATAGAACTACAAGCTTCCATAGAGGGTTTTATTTAACTGTGACTAAAGAGGGAATCATAAATTACTGGTCTTTAGATTTAGAATACGAACGGAGCGCGCAATCTGTAAATC CGTGTTTAAAAGTTCAACACACTTTAATAACTGATATGATAGTAATGCCCGATATACAAGTAGTATGCACAAGTTCTACGGAGTGCGATTTAAGATTTTATGATACAGCGGCAAAGAAGTTTGATCTTCGAATAATG ATATCAGGCTTGGAGTATGCAGTCATTTGTATGGATTATTATTTCagtaaaaatatcaaagagGACTCGTATATTGTACTTGGAGATATGAGTGGATCTGTCAAAGTCATGTCTTTTAGTCCAATAGAGAGAGGACCATTTAAACAAGAACCTCAACGTGATAGTTTATTTATTCGCTATGAATCTGTTCTCAAG GGTGAACTGAAAGGATTGAAAATTGTAGAATTTAAGAATGTACATACAGATTGGGTGAAACAAGTAGCCTATTATGGAAGTTTAAGAGCTTTCATGTCCAGCAGTAGATGTTGTAATTGTTCTTTATTATTTAGTGATCTTACAGGAGCAAGGATTCAATACAAATTCAAAGTTAACATGGGAATATCTTGCTTCACCTTTTGTGAAG AGGGTCAGTTATTAATAACCGGTGGACCAGATTGCATAGTTCGGGTTTGGAATCCTTTTGTGACTAGAAGAGCAAGTAGTACTTTCCAAGGTCATCGTGCACCTATTTGTGCCTTAGTTGTGCAAGATGCTGGTAAACGCGTGTACTCTCTTTCAAAAGATAGATGTATCAAAGTGTGGGATGTATTAACTCAATCTTGTATTCAG ACATACAATGGTCTTCCCAGCGAATTGGGTGAACATACATCAATGACTGCGGTGTATAATACATTGAATCGTAAAATGATCATTGCTAGCTCAATGATCGCAGTGGTTCTTTGCGATCCTGAGGTCAACAAAGAAATATCTGATGGGTTTACACATACAAAATCTATCAGCAGTGTTTTATATAACCATCTCTACAAAGTG GTAGTTACGACTGGATTAGATtcttgtataataatttgggATCCGTGGCTTGGAAATCGTTTATTCTTAGTAACGCATGCACACAGTAGATTCCTATATGGTCAATTTCATGACATTGAAATTACTGCTGCTTGTTTCGATGAATCTGAACAATTACTAGTAACAGGCGCTCGTGATGGTACATTGAAAGTTTGGAATTTCAATACTGGTACTTGTTTGCGGAACATGGCTCTTGAAACTCAGTG TGAAATAACCAGTTTAGTTTGGCTGGAAAATCGAATCTTATGTAGTAGTTGGAATCGTCAAGTCGTAGAATTTGCAACTTCTGacgcatatgtatataaaaagaattggGGAACAATACACACCGATGATATTCTTTGTTCGGCCATGTGGTATCCTCAGGTATTGGCCACGGCAACTTTTAATGGAGAAATAATACTTTGGAGACTAGAAACGGGTCAACCGTatcgaaaatataaagttaACGAACCAATGTCAAG ATTTAGGATAAGATACCATAAAGATGAAATaacgtacaaaataaaaaaacctGAACAAGTTACGAAAGAATTCATTTCGAAACAGAG TCAATATCCTACGGCTTCTGAACATCAAGAATCCGCATTGAATATTGCACGAATTGTTGCTGTTCGAGctatgatatttttaaatgctCGGCCGGTTAGGCCTGATGTTGGAACATTGTTAGTTTCTCTTGATTCAGGATATGTACAAGTGTGGACTCATCACCCTGCTGGTGGATTTCTACAAGCTTTCTCAGTTATTCATTCTATACGTGATTGTGCATTATCATTAGCAACTGATCctaaaaatcattttcttGTAACAG gaCACAATGCTGGATACATTAAAGTTTGGTATCTCGCGAATTATTTGTTGCCAAATCCTCCTAAGATATCTATGCCCGTTTTACGGTTGGAATTTCCATTTCTATGGAAAAAGAAAGTTATTGGTAGGGCAAAGAGAGCTGTAAAGGATCAACCTTTACCACTTCTACTTTCATCTGTGCGTGGACATTTAAAATCTATTACGTCCGTCCAGATAATCCCAGATGCACGTATTGTCATTAG TGGTAGTACAGACCATTCTGTACGCTTATGGACACTTGGTGGCCGTTATATTTCAACCTTCGGAACTTTCAAGCCTTGGTTACCAATTTTACCAACGATCCCAACATACCAATATTTTAAAGATTACAAACATCCAGCAGATATTAAAAGAGTCGCTAGTTCTACTACACtaaaa ATTCTCGAAGGAGGTGTGAGACAAGTAGAATCAGATTTTAAAAGCGACGAATTAAAAGCTTTAAAAGAAATGTCGAGACCTGAACACACTATGATCGATGGAAGAAGACTTACTATCGCTGTGATGGATAAATCGGTCTTAATGATCTTTGCGGATTACCCAATTTTAGACACCTCTTTACCATATGTAAATACTTTTACATTTAATGCCGTTTTGTTTATCACAACAGCAATTCGTCAAAATATGTTAAGCAATACATATAACTCAATGAGAATAACGTTACAGATACCTATATACACGCATTTGAAATTAAGGCCTTTGGAAATCATACAGACACCAAAATTACCAGCACTTCTACACGAACAAAAAGAATTAAC TAAAAGAACGCATTCACAATTATAA
- the LOC126872958 gene encoding WD repeat-containing protein on Y chromosome-like isoform X3: MEYFDNNDTSIQQAFDEFFKTKSIEEQCTEESLMQLHEVFLASPNEEMDITRLYDAFENILHIQMPHNEFKILFKKMNLKRDGNITWNEFISYLLVEFQRKDTTLQWQILRLPITDIPQLLKSHHRTAIHKIMFCPEVLPDRTTSFHRGFYLTVTKEGIINYWSLDLEYERSAQSVNPCLKVQHTLITDMIVMPDIQVVCTSSTECDLRFYDTAAKKFDLRIMISGLEYAVICMDYYFSKNIKEDSYIVLGDMSGSVKVMSFSPIERGPFKQEPQRDSLFIRYESVLKGELKGLKIVEFKNVHTDWVKQVAYYGSLRAFMSSSRCCNCSLLFSDLTGARIQYKFKVNMGISCFTFCEEGQLLITGGPDCIVRVWNPFVTRRASSTFQGHRAPICALVVQDAGKRVYSLSKDRCIKVWDVLTQSCIQTYNGLPSELGEHTSMTAVYNTLNRKMIIASSMIAVVLCDPEVNKEISDGFTHTKSISSVLYNHLYKVVVTTGLDSCIIIWDPWLGNRLFLVTHAHSRFLYGQFHDIEITAACFDESEQLLVTGARDGTLKVWNFNTGTCLRNMALETQCEITSLVWLENRILCSSWNRQVVEFATSDAYVYKKNWGTIHTDDILCSAMWYPQVLATATFNGEIILWRLETGQPYRKYKVNEPMSRFRIRYHKDEITYKIKKPEQVTKEFISKQSQYPTASEHQESALNIARIVAVRAMIFLNARPVRPDVGTLLVSLDSGYVQVWTHHPAGGFLQAFSVIHSIRDCALSLATDPKNHFLVTGHNAGYIKVWYLANYLLPNPPKISMPVLRLEFPFLWKKKVIGRAKRAVKDQPLPLLLSSVRGHLKSITSVQIIPDARIVISGSTDHSVRLWTLGGRYISTFGTFKPWLPILPTIPTYQYFKDYKHPADIKRVASSTTLKILEGGVRQVESDFKSDELKALKEMSRPEHTMIDGRRLTIAVMDKSVLMIFADYPILDTSLPYIPIYTHLKLRPLEIIQTPKLPALLHEQKELTKRTHSQL, from the exons atggaataCTTTGATAATAATGACACGAG CATCCAACAAGCTTTCGACGAGTTCTTTAAAACAAAAAGTATAGAAGAACAATGCACGGAAGAATCCTTGATGCAACTGCATGAAGTATTTTTG gCTTCGCCAAATGAAGAAATGGATATAACCCGATTGTATGATgcgtttgaaaatatattgcaCATTCAGATGCCACATAATGAATTCAAAATTCTGTTTAAAAAG atGAACTTAAAGAGAGATGGAAATATTACTTGGAATGAATTTATCTCGTATTTATTAGTAGAATTTCAGAGAAAAGATACCACATTACAATGGCAAATATTGAGACTTCCAATAACTGATATCCCCCAACTTTTGAAATCGCATCATCGTACAGCTATACACAAAATCATGTTTTGTCCTGAAGTCTTGCCC GATAGAACTACAAGCTTCCATAGAGGGTTTTATTTAACTGTGACTAAAGAGGGAATCATAAATTACTGGTCTTTAGATTTAGAATACGAACGGAGCGCGCAATCTGTAAATC CGTGTTTAAAAGTTCAACACACTTTAATAACTGATATGATAGTAATGCCCGATATACAAGTAGTATGCACAAGTTCTACGGAGTGCGATTTAAGATTTTATGATACAGCGGCAAAGAAGTTTGATCTTCGAATAATG ATATCAGGCTTGGAGTATGCAGTCATTTGTATGGATTATTATTTCagtaaaaatatcaaagagGACTCGTATATTGTACTTGGAGATATGAGTGGATCTGTCAAAGTCATGTCTTTTAGTCCAATAGAGAGAGGACCATTTAAACAAGAACCTCAACGTGATAGTTTATTTATTCGCTATGAATCTGTTCTCAAG GGTGAACTGAAAGGATTGAAAATTGTAGAATTTAAGAATGTACATACAGATTGGGTGAAACAAGTAGCCTATTATGGAAGTTTAAGAGCTTTCATGTCCAGCAGTAGATGTTGTAATTGTTCTTTATTATTTAGTGATCTTACAGGAGCAAGGATTCAATACAAATTCAAAGTTAACATGGGAATATCTTGCTTCACCTTTTGTGAAG AGGGTCAGTTATTAATAACCGGTGGACCAGATTGCATAGTTCGGGTTTGGAATCCTTTTGTGACTAGAAGAGCAAGTAGTACTTTCCAAGGTCATCGTGCACCTATTTGTGCCTTAGTTGTGCAAGATGCTGGTAAACGCGTGTACTCTCTTTCAAAAGATAGATGTATCAAAGTGTGGGATGTATTAACTCAATCTTGTATTCAG ACATACAATGGTCTTCCCAGCGAATTGGGTGAACATACATCAATGACTGCGGTGTATAATACATTGAATCGTAAAATGATCATTGCTAGCTCAATGATCGCAGTGGTTCTTTGCGATCCTGAGGTCAACAAAGAAATATCTGATGGGTTTACACATACAAAATCTATCAGCAGTGTTTTATATAACCATCTCTACAAAGTG GTAGTTACGACTGGATTAGATtcttgtataataatttgggATCCGTGGCTTGGAAATCGTTTATTCTTAGTAACGCATGCACACAGTAGATTCCTATATGGTCAATTTCATGACATTGAAATTACTGCTGCTTGTTTCGATGAATCTGAACAATTACTAGTAACAGGCGCTCGTGATGGTACATTGAAAGTTTGGAATTTCAATACTGGTACTTGTTTGCGGAACATGGCTCTTGAAACTCAGTG TGAAATAACCAGTTTAGTTTGGCTGGAAAATCGAATCTTATGTAGTAGTTGGAATCGTCAAGTCGTAGAATTTGCAACTTCTGacgcatatgtatataaaaagaattggGGAACAATACACACCGATGATATTCTTTGTTCGGCCATGTGGTATCCTCAGGTATTGGCCACGGCAACTTTTAATGGAGAAATAATACTTTGGAGACTAGAAACGGGTCAACCGTatcgaaaatataaagttaACGAACCAATGTCAAG ATTTAGGATAAGATACCATAAAGATGAAATaacgtacaaaataaaaaaacctGAACAAGTTACGAAAGAATTCATTTCGAAACAGAG TCAATATCCTACGGCTTCTGAACATCAAGAATCCGCATTGAATATTGCACGAATTGTTGCTGTTCGAGctatgatatttttaaatgctCGGCCGGTTAGGCCTGATGTTGGAACATTGTTAGTTTCTCTTGATTCAGGATATGTACAAGTGTGGACTCATCACCCTGCTGGTGGATTTCTACAAGCTTTCTCAGTTATTCATTCTATACGTGATTGTGCATTATCATTAGCAACTGATCctaaaaatcattttcttGTAACAG gaCACAATGCTGGATACATTAAAGTTTGGTATCTCGCGAATTATTTGTTGCCAAATCCTCCTAAGATATCTATGCCCGTTTTACGGTTGGAATTTCCATTTCTATGGAAAAAGAAAGTTATTGGTAGGGCAAAGAGAGCTGTAAAGGATCAACCTTTACCACTTCTACTTTCATCTGTGCGTGGACATTTAAAATCTATTACGTCCGTCCAGATAATCCCAGATGCACGTATTGTCATTAG TGGTAGTACAGACCATTCTGTACGCTTATGGACACTTGGTGGCCGTTATATTTCAACCTTCGGAACTTTCAAGCCTTGGTTACCAATTTTACCAACGATCCCAACATACCAATATTTTAAAGATTACAAACATCCAGCAGATATTAAAAGAGTCGCTAGTTCTACTACACtaaaa ATTCTCGAAGGAGGTGTGAGACAAGTAGAATCAGATTTTAAAAGCGACGAATTAAAAGCTTTAAAAGAAATGTCGAGACCTGAACACACTATGATCGATGGAAGAAGACTTACTATCGCTGTGATGGATAAATCGGTCTTAATGATCTTTGCGGATTACCCAATTTTAGACACCTCTTTACCATAT ATACCTATATACACGCATTTGAAATTAAGGCCTTTGGAAATCATACAGACACCAAAATTACCAGCACTTCTACACGAACAAAAAGAATTAAC TAAAAGAACGCATTCACAATTATAA